A genomic window from Pungitius pungitius chromosome 12, fPunPun2.1, whole genome shotgun sequence includes:
- the gprc5ba gene encoding G protein-coupled receptor, class C, group 5, member Ba isoform X2 → MAPVPLLLLLLLTVAPRADGQDSDDAEVLPRGCGWGLVRPYTLLCDLDSIWGVAVESVAAGGVLTALLLALILLCRLHHISEAEKRSGVGPLLLLLLGVLGLFGLSFAYLIEQDEFLCLLRRALWGLLFAVCFSCLLVQGVRLRRIGRERRSPGGCALTGLALGLSAVQGIIAAEWLLLTVLREGRAACQYLPLDFSLACSYVLALLLAALAAASLALCGKTRQWRCNAVWLLVTCLLSLLLWVAWVGFYLYGNAWLGRSPEWDDPALAIALVAQGWLLLIFHAIPESHICLRPPPQPTAPDYFDTSQNSTRMRETSFDEDIPLSHRQFVENQGYGFSDENTAGLRSAAGAGPHNSNTATRPSAPFRSNVYQPTEMTMILNGGAVSTSSQSQVPSAPPTYTGRQLW, encoded by the exons ATGGCGCCCGTCCCGCTcttgctcctgctgctgctgaccgtCGCCCCCCGTGCAGACGGTCAAGACTCCGATGACGCCGAGGTTCTCCCGAGAGGCTGCGGATGGGGCCTCGTGCGTCCCTACACGCTCCTCTGCGACCTGGACTCCATATGGGGTGTGGCTGTCGAATCGGTTGCTGCCGGCGGGGTGTTGACCGCCCTCCTGCTGGCCCTGATCCTGCTGTGCCGCTTGCACCACATCAGTGAGGCCGAGAAGCGCAGCGGCGTGGgacccctcctcctgctgctcctcggcGTTCTCGGCCTGTTCGGCCTGAGCTTCGCCTACCTGATCGAGCAGGATGAGTTTCTGTGCTTGCTTCGCAGGGCCCTGTGGGGTCTCCTGTTTGCCGTCTGCTTCTCCTGCCTGCTGGTGCAGGGCGTCCGCCTGCGGAGGATTGGCCGCGAGCGCCGCAGCCCCGGAGGCTGCGCCCTCACGGGCCTCGCGCTGGGCTTGAGCGCCGTACAGGGCATCATCGCCGCCGAGTGGCTTCTTCTCACCGTGCTGAGGGAGGGGCGAGCCGCCTGCCAGTACCTGCCACTTGACTTTTCACTGGCCTGCAGCTACGTGCTGGCCCTCCTACTGGCCGCGCTGGCGGCCGCCTCCCTCGCCCTGTGCGGGAAGACGCGTCAGTGGCGCTGCAACGCGGTGTGGCTGCTGGTGACCTGCCTGCTGTCGTTGCTCCTGTGGGTGGCCTGGGTGGGCTTCTATCTGTACGGCAACGCCTGGCTGGGGAGGTCCCCAGAATGGGACGACCCGGCGCTGGCCATTGCTTTAGTCGCTCAGGGTTGGCTGCTGCTGATCTTCCACGCCATTCCTGAATCCCACATATGCCTGAGGCCCCCTCCGCAGCCAACTGCCCCCGATTACTTTGACACCTCCCAAAACTCGACACGGATGAGGGAGACCAGCTTCGACGAAgacatccctctctctcacaggcAGTTTGTGGAGAACCAGGGCTACGGATTCAGCGACGAGAACACTGCAG GCTTGAGGAGCGCTGCCGGCGCCGGGCCACACAACAGCAACACTGCCACCAGGCCCAGCGCTCCTTTCCGCAGCAACGTCTACCAGCCCACCGAGATGACCATGATCCTGAACGGGGGAGCGGTGAGTACATCCTCCCAGTCCCAG GTGCCCTCCGCCCCTCCCACCTACACAGGGAGGCAGCTGTGGTGA
- the gprc5ba gene encoding G protein-coupled receptor, class C, group 5, member Ba isoform X3, translating into MAPVPLLLLLLLTVAPRADGQDSDDAEVLPRGCGWGLVRPYTLLCDLDSIWGVAVESVAAGGVLTALLLALILLCRLHHISEAEKRSGVGPLLLLLLGVLGLFGLSFAYLIEQDEFLCLLRRALWGLLFAVCFSCLLVQGVRLRRIGRERRSPGGCALTGLALGLSAVQGIIAAEWLLLTVLREGRAACQYLPLDFSLACSYVLALLLAALAAASLALCGKTRQWRCNAVWLLVTCLLSLLLWVAWVGFYLYGNAWLGRSPEWDDPALAIALVAQGWLLLIFHAIPESHICLRPPPQPTAPDYFDTSQNSTRMRETSFDEDIPLSHRQFVENQGYGFSDENTAGLRSAAGAGPHNSNTATRPSAPFRSNVYQPTEMTMILNGGAVPSAPPTYTGRQLW; encoded by the exons ATGGCGCCCGTCCCGCTcttgctcctgctgctgctgaccgtCGCCCCCCGTGCAGACGGTCAAGACTCCGATGACGCCGAGGTTCTCCCGAGAGGCTGCGGATGGGGCCTCGTGCGTCCCTACACGCTCCTCTGCGACCTGGACTCCATATGGGGTGTGGCTGTCGAATCGGTTGCTGCCGGCGGGGTGTTGACCGCCCTCCTGCTGGCCCTGATCCTGCTGTGCCGCTTGCACCACATCAGTGAGGCCGAGAAGCGCAGCGGCGTGGgacccctcctcctgctgctcctcggcGTTCTCGGCCTGTTCGGCCTGAGCTTCGCCTACCTGATCGAGCAGGATGAGTTTCTGTGCTTGCTTCGCAGGGCCCTGTGGGGTCTCCTGTTTGCCGTCTGCTTCTCCTGCCTGCTGGTGCAGGGCGTCCGCCTGCGGAGGATTGGCCGCGAGCGCCGCAGCCCCGGAGGCTGCGCCCTCACGGGCCTCGCGCTGGGCTTGAGCGCCGTACAGGGCATCATCGCCGCCGAGTGGCTTCTTCTCACCGTGCTGAGGGAGGGGCGAGCCGCCTGCCAGTACCTGCCACTTGACTTTTCACTGGCCTGCAGCTACGTGCTGGCCCTCCTACTGGCCGCGCTGGCGGCCGCCTCCCTCGCCCTGTGCGGGAAGACGCGTCAGTGGCGCTGCAACGCGGTGTGGCTGCTGGTGACCTGCCTGCTGTCGTTGCTCCTGTGGGTGGCCTGGGTGGGCTTCTATCTGTACGGCAACGCCTGGCTGGGGAGGTCCCCAGAATGGGACGACCCGGCGCTGGCCATTGCTTTAGTCGCTCAGGGTTGGCTGCTGCTGATCTTCCACGCCATTCCTGAATCCCACATATGCCTGAGGCCCCCTCCGCAGCCAACTGCCCCCGATTACTTTGACACCTCCCAAAACTCGACACGGATGAGGGAGACCAGCTTCGACGAAgacatccctctctctcacaggcAGTTTGTGGAGAACCAGGGCTACGGATTCAGCGACGAGAACACTGCAG GCTTGAGGAGCGCTGCCGGCGCCGGGCCACACAACAGCAACACTGCCACCAGGCCCAGCGCTCCTTTCCGCAGCAACGTCTACCAGCCCACCGAGATGACCATGATCCTGAACGGGGGAGCG GTGCCCTCCGCCCCTCCCACCTACACAGGGAGGCAGCTGTGGTGA
- the gprc5ba gene encoding G protein-coupled receptor, class C, group 5, member Ba isoform X1, with amino-acid sequence MAPVPLLLLLLLTVAPRADGQDSDDAEVLPRGCGWGLVRPYTLLCDLDSIWGVAVESVAAGGVLTALLLALILLCRLHHISEAEKRSGVGPLLLLLLGVLGLFGLSFAYLIEQDEFLCLLRRALWGLLFAVCFSCLLVQGVRLRRIGRERRSPGGCALTGLALGLSAVQGIIAAEWLLLTVLREGRAACQYLPLDFSLACSYVLALLLAALAAASLALCGKTRQWRCNAVWLLVTCLLSLLLWVAWVGFYLYGNAWLGRSPEWDDPALAIALVAQGWLLLIFHAIPESHICLRPPPQPTAPDYFDTSQNSTRMRETSFDEDIPLSHRQFVENQGYGFSDENTAGLRSAAGAGPHNSNTATRPSAPFRSNVYQPTEMTMILNGGAVSTSSQSQVHAAYTPLSHSARADKDCMHICAFQTVRHCTRMRERCEYVCAHYQLAGCMVMCLCVSYFVDTHTDGLVTNGHSSDIDFVYGGVCVCVCVCVCVCVCVCVCVIPCSPFCVNQPRCYVH; translated from the exons ATGGCGCCCGTCCCGCTcttgctcctgctgctgctgaccgtCGCCCCCCGTGCAGACGGTCAAGACTCCGATGACGCCGAGGTTCTCCCGAGAGGCTGCGGATGGGGCCTCGTGCGTCCCTACACGCTCCTCTGCGACCTGGACTCCATATGGGGTGTGGCTGTCGAATCGGTTGCTGCCGGCGGGGTGTTGACCGCCCTCCTGCTGGCCCTGATCCTGCTGTGCCGCTTGCACCACATCAGTGAGGCCGAGAAGCGCAGCGGCGTGGgacccctcctcctgctgctcctcggcGTTCTCGGCCTGTTCGGCCTGAGCTTCGCCTACCTGATCGAGCAGGATGAGTTTCTGTGCTTGCTTCGCAGGGCCCTGTGGGGTCTCCTGTTTGCCGTCTGCTTCTCCTGCCTGCTGGTGCAGGGCGTCCGCCTGCGGAGGATTGGCCGCGAGCGCCGCAGCCCCGGAGGCTGCGCCCTCACGGGCCTCGCGCTGGGCTTGAGCGCCGTACAGGGCATCATCGCCGCCGAGTGGCTTCTTCTCACCGTGCTGAGGGAGGGGCGAGCCGCCTGCCAGTACCTGCCACTTGACTTTTCACTGGCCTGCAGCTACGTGCTGGCCCTCCTACTGGCCGCGCTGGCGGCCGCCTCCCTCGCCCTGTGCGGGAAGACGCGTCAGTGGCGCTGCAACGCGGTGTGGCTGCTGGTGACCTGCCTGCTGTCGTTGCTCCTGTGGGTGGCCTGGGTGGGCTTCTATCTGTACGGCAACGCCTGGCTGGGGAGGTCCCCAGAATGGGACGACCCGGCGCTGGCCATTGCTTTAGTCGCTCAGGGTTGGCTGCTGCTGATCTTCCACGCCATTCCTGAATCCCACATATGCCTGAGGCCCCCTCCGCAGCCAACTGCCCCCGATTACTTTGACACCTCCCAAAACTCGACACGGATGAGGGAGACCAGCTTCGACGAAgacatccctctctctcacaggcAGTTTGTGGAGAACCAGGGCTACGGATTCAGCGACGAGAACACTGCAG GCTTGAGGAGCGCTGCCGGCGCCGGGCCACACAACAGCAACACTGCCACCAGGCCCAGCGCTCCTTTCCGCAGCAACGTCTACCAGCCCACCGAGATGACCATGATCCTGAACGGGGGAGCGGTGAGTACATCCTCCCAGTCCCAGGTACACGCCGCTTACACGCCGCTCTCTCATTCGGCCCGCGCCGACAAAGACTGCATGCACATCTGTGCGTTCCAGACCGTACGCCATTGCACACGGATGAGGGAGaggtgtgagtatgtgtgtgcgcattaTCAGTTGGCTGGATGCATGgtcatgtgcctgtgtgtgtcgtattttgtagacacacacactgatggttTGGTCACAAATGGTCACTCATCTGACATTGATTTTGTGtacgggggtgtgtgtgtgtgtgtgtgtgtgtgtgtgtgtgtgtgtgtgtgtgtgtgtgtgtgtgtgattccatGTTCCCCTTTTTGTGTAAATCAGCCGCGATGCTATGTCCATTGA